In the Desulfuromonas sp. DDH964 genome, AGCAGGCCGGCGCCCTGACCGGCAACCAGCTGGCCGTGGCGGTGATCACCCTGACCCTGTTCGTCCCCTGCGTCGCCCAGTTCTTGATGATGAAAAAGGAGCGGGGACTCAAGATGGCCTGCGCCATGGCCCTGTTCATCTTTCCCTTCGCCTTTGCGGTCGGTGGCCTGGTGAATGCCTTGCTCAATCTCACCGGGATTCTGCTGTGATCTGCCCTTTCTGCCGCAAGGAGTTCGTCGCGAAGGACGCCAAGAAGGAGTGCCGGAGCTGCTCGTCCTTCGGCGGCTGCCAGAAGGTCAAATGCCCTTTCTGCGGCTACGAATCGCCCCGCGAGCCGGAATTTGTTGAAACATTACGCGAGTTAAAAAAAGAAATTCAGGAGAAAAATCGATGCCGATAAATGAACGGATTGAAGAAGCGCTGGAGGTTCTGTGGGTCTGTCTGGTGGATGCCAACCCGCAGCTGAACACGGAAAGCCAGTTGAGCGAGAAACTGGAGATCCCCCTCGACCGGCTGGTTCAGAAGGGGCTGGTGGAATCCAAGAATGAGTCCGTCCACTTTACCCCGGCGGGAAAGCAGGAAGCCGAGCGGGCCATCCGCCGGCACCGCCTTTCGGAGCGCCTGTTCCACGACATCATCGAAACCGACCAAGCGGATATGGAAGAGGCCGCCTGCCAGGTGGAGCACATCGTTAAAAAAGGAATCGAAGAGAAAATCTGCCGCCTGCTGGGGCACCCTGAAACCTGTCCCCACGGCAAGCCGATTCCTCCCGGGGACTGCTGCCGCAAGGCCCGCGAGACGAAAGAGAAATTCGTTGCCCCCCTGGCCAGTCTGAAACCGGGGGAGACCGGGACGATTGCCTACATCAAGGCGGGCGATTCGAAGAAGCTGCAAAAGCTGATGGCCATGGGCGTGCTTCCCGGCAATGCCATCGAATTGAACGCCAATTTCCCATCCTTTGTCTTTTCGGTCGATTACAGCCAGTATGCGGTCGATGCCGACATGGCCTCGGCGATCGTTGTCAAAAGAGGCGAATCCGGGAGTTGATTATGTTTGAGACTGTTACGGGTATCCTTATCGAGTGCTGGGA is a window encoding:
- a CDS encoding metal-dependent transcriptional regulator, yielding MPINERIEEALEVLWVCLVDANPQLNTESQLSEKLEIPLDRLVQKGLVESKNESVHFTPAGKQEAERAIRRHRLSERLFHDIIETDQADMEEAACQVEHIVKKGIEEKICRLLGHPETCPHGKPIPPGDCCRKARETKEKFVAPLASLKPGETGTIAYIKAGDSKKLQKLMAMGVLPGNAIELNANFPSFVFSVDYSQYAVDADMASAIVVKRGESGS